Proteins encoded by one window of Candidatus Sulfotelmatobacter sp.:
- a CDS encoding ATP-binding protein — MSKPLLGPEIISVRIPSRLDLLGVLDHVAQSICERLELPGDESSKISMSVIEAGTNAIQHGHQRDASKPVDTDFIVYPDRIEITVLDTGPGFDISRVNGDITSPEHLLDLRGRGIFIMRQCMDSVEFEFDKRGTLCRLIKFRPPVARAAGQ, encoded by the coding sequence ATGTCCAAACCTCTGCTGGGCCCCGAAATCATCAGCGTGCGGATCCCGAGCCGGCTCGACCTGCTGGGCGTCCTGGATCACGTGGCCCAGTCCATCTGCGAGCGGCTGGAGCTGCCGGGAGACGAGAGCTCCAAGATCTCGATGTCGGTGATCGAGGCCGGCACCAATGCCATCCAGCACGGTCACCAGCGCGACGCCAGCAAGCCGGTGGACACCGATTTCATCGTCTATCCCGACCGCATCGAGATCACGGTGCTCGACACCGGCCCGGGTTTCGACATCAGCCGAGTGAACGGCGACATCACTTCGCCGGAGCACCTGCTCGACCTGCGCGGCCGCGGCATCTTCATCATGCGCCAGTGCATGGACTCGGTGGAGTTCGAGTTCGACAAGCGCGGCACCCTCTGCCGCCTGATCAAGTTCCGCCCGCCCGTCGCCCGCGCCGCGGGGCAGTGA
- the ruvX gene encoding Holliday junction resolvase RuvX, with protein MLAVDWGERRVGLAVSDPTGLLATGLPTLKVNGREEAVRGVTRVAIDQEAERVVVGLPLLLSGEKGEAAMRAEAFAAALRRSLEIPVDTCDERLTTALSARRLHETGMRGARARAKLDQGAAVALLETYLEKLRHGAGGEHEPT; from the coding sequence GTGCTCGCGGTGGACTGGGGCGAGCGGCGCGTCGGCCTCGCGGTCAGCGATCCCACCGGGCTGCTGGCGACCGGGCTCCCGACGCTCAAGGTGAATGGTCGCGAGGAGGCGGTGCGGGGTGTGACCAGGGTCGCGATCGATCAGGAGGCGGAGCGCGTGGTGGTCGGCCTTCCGCTGCTGCTGTCCGGCGAAAAGGGCGAAGCGGCGATGCGCGCCGAAGCGTTCGCGGCCGCGCTGCGGAGGTCGCTCGAGATTCCGGTGGATACCTGCGACGAGCGCCTGACCACGGCGCTGAGCGCGCGCCGGCTGCACGAGACCGGCATGCGCGGGGCGCGCGCGCGGGCGAAGCTCGACCAGGGCGCGGCGGTCGCGCTGCTCGAGACGTATCTGGAGAAGTTGCGCCATGGAGCGGGCGGGGAGCATGAGCCCACCTAG
- the mltG gene encoding endolytic transglycosylase MltG produces the protein MSPPRPGHGRFRPRRWALILAIVAFGIVAFDLFLPAGMVPPRERRVVLVQRGQNLREIAQELKRVGLLRGTLSFQLLARMLRIDRHIKAGQYSFRLGTTVPELLHLFARGMSGLNLVKIPEGLTLTEVSLLLSNHLGVPASAFDSLGRDPRFLDSLRVPAPSLEGYLAPDSYEFLPGTSPEVAFRTMTLRQLDILERARQDHDSLPLPLAPLQALTLASIVESEAQANEERPRIARVYLNRMVRGMKLQADPTVAYSLGMQPRSRLYLRQLRNESPYNTYMIDGLPPGPICSPGRASIFAVYHPSPNSKELYFVARGDGHHFFAETYQQHLANIRAVRAVRAADDSSTLAVADSVARPSRATHAGGGRHRAAKNHAPARR, from the coding sequence ATGAGCCCACCTAGGCCCGGCCACGGTCGATTCCGCCCGCGGCGTTGGGCGCTGATCCTGGCAATCGTCGCGTTCGGCATCGTCGCGTTCGATCTCTTCCTGCCGGCCGGCATGGTGCCGCCGCGCGAGCGGCGGGTCGTGCTGGTTCAGCGTGGCCAGAACCTTCGCGAGATCGCGCAGGAGTTGAAGCGCGTCGGGCTGCTGCGCGGGACCCTCAGCTTCCAGCTCCTCGCGCGGATGCTGCGCATCGATCGCCACATCAAGGCCGGACAGTACTCGTTCCGCCTCGGCACCACGGTGCCCGAGCTGCTCCACCTGTTCGCGCGCGGCATGAGCGGGCTCAACCTGGTCAAGATCCCCGAGGGGCTGACCCTCACCGAGGTCAGCTTGCTGCTGTCGAATCACCTGGGAGTTCCGGCCTCGGCCTTCGATTCGCTCGGGCGCGATCCCCGGTTCCTCGATTCGCTGCGCGTCCCGGCGCCGTCGCTCGAGGGCTATCTCGCGCCGGACAGTTACGAGTTCCTGCCCGGCACCTCGCCCGAGGTGGCGTTTCGCACCATGACGCTGCGCCAGCTCGACATCCTCGAGCGCGCGCGCCAGGATCACGATTCGCTGCCGCTGCCGCTCGCGCCGCTCCAGGCGCTGACGCTGGCCTCGATCGTCGAGTCCGAGGCTCAGGCCAACGAGGAGCGCCCGCGCATCGCGCGCGTCTACCTCAATCGGATGGTGAGGGGCATGAAGTTGCAGGCCGACCCGACCGTGGCCTACAGCCTCGGCATGCAGCCTCGCTCGCGGCTCTACCTGCGCCAGCTCCGCAATGAATCGCCCTACAACACCTACATGATCGACGGGCTCCCGCCCGGGCCGATCTGCAGCCCGGGCCGCGCCAGCATCTTCGCGGTCTACCATCCGTCGCCCAACAGCAAGGAGCTCTACTTCGTGGCCCGCGGCGACGGTCATCATTTCTTCGCCGAGACCTACCAGCAGCACCTCGCCAACATTCGCGCGGTCAGGGCGGTACGCGCCGCCGACGATTCCTCGACGCTGGCGGTCGCCGACAGCGTTGCGCGGCCGAGCCGCGCCACGCATGCGGGCGGCGGCCGGCACAGAGCCGCGAAGAATCACGCGCCCGCGCGGCGCTGA